The Hymenobacter sp. 5317J-9 genome has a window encoding:
- a CDS encoding DUF4249 domain-containing protein — MLRALKYCVLGLLLSLTACVEPYAPPVISSPARYLVVDGFINLSGVTVIRLSRSQSLALTTAPPFEAKAMVSIKDDAGALYPLAERLPGTYSSQPLALSPNRRYQLQVSTLTGRRYASDLVVAKVAPPIDSVTWSVDSKGVQLYVSTHDPANATRYYRWKAQETWQYNSAFRSDYEYVNGAMRPRVENIFTCWSTANSTSIMLGNTQKLSDDVVANAPLHLLPRNSYKLRVKYSLLVQQLAQTAEEYAYWEMLQKNTESLGTLFDPLPTQLTGNVHCLDDAGELVLGYVGATSVTQKRMFIDRSQLPLGTKYATGYEDCIYQDTIPLRLVNDVFRNPVNVPTYALLDGNFNPVFYLSSSPDCVDCRRRGTNVKPSFWP; from the coding sequence ATGTTGCGCGCCTTAAAATATTGTGTGCTGGGGCTGCTGCTGAGCCTGACGGCCTGCGTGGAGCCCTACGCGCCGCCGGTGATAAGCTCGCCCGCCCGCTACTTGGTGGTCGACGGCTTCATCAACCTGAGCGGCGTCACGGTTATCCGCTTGTCGAGAAGCCAAAGCCTGGCCCTCACCACCGCGCCGCCCTTCGAGGCGAAGGCCATGGTGAGCATCAAAGACGACGCCGGTGCCCTCTACCCCCTCGCCGAACGACTGCCGGGCACCTACTCGTCGCAGCCCCTGGCCCTGAGCCCCAACCGCCGCTACCAGTTGCAGGTGAGCACGCTGACGGGCCGGCGCTATGCTTCCGACCTGGTGGTGGCCAAGGTGGCCCCGCCCATCGACAGCGTGACCTGGAGCGTGGACAGCAAGGGGGTGCAGCTCTACGTGAGCACGCATGACCCCGCCAACGCCACCCGCTACTACCGCTGGAAAGCGCAGGAAACCTGGCAGTACAATTCGGCTTTCCGGTCCGACTACGAGTACGTCAACGGGGCCATGCGGCCGCGCGTCGAGAACATTTTCACGTGCTGGAGCACGGCCAACTCCACGTCCATCATGCTGGGCAACACCCAGAAGCTGAGCGATGACGTGGTGGCCAACGCGCCGCTGCACTTGCTGCCCCGAAACTCCTACAAGCTGCGCGTGAAGTACAGCCTGCTGGTGCAGCAGCTGGCCCAAACGGCCGAAGAATACGCTTACTGGGAAATGCTGCAGAAGAACACCGAGAGCCTCGGCACCCTCTTCGACCCGCTGCCCACGCAACTCACCGGCAACGTGCACTGCCTGGACGATGCCGGTGAGCTCGTGCTGGGCTACGTCGGCGCGACGTCCGTCACGCAAAAGCGCATGTTCATCGACCGGTCTCAGCTGCCCTTGGGCACGAAGTACGCCACGGGATACGAAGACTGCATTTACCAGGACACCATTCCGTTGCGCCTGGTAAACGACGTTTTCCGCAACCCGGTCAACGTGCCGACCTATGCCCTTCTTGATGGCAACTTCAACCCGGTCTTCTACCTTTCATCGTCACCCGACTGCGTGGATTGCCGCCGGCGCGGCACCAACGTGAAGCCGAGCTTCTGGCCCTAG
- a CDS encoding TonB-dependent receptor: MKTLYRLVILFICCMGSRLGLAQQAEPLISGSFQDLSVEELARQLEARSGYRIYFDSAAVRGVTVRAEVREQTVASVLRQALQPTALRFSMDADRHVFITKDRGLPLVLPAGFFETLTAAPVADSAAVANRPVPVAASPSQLYEIGRLSAAPASGRATLTGHVRSAKTGGPVAGATVYVDGPGGGMATDAQGYYALTLPVGPHVLNIRGIGIKNTRRRVLLLANGQLDVQMEEDVVVLKEVVVEAEKTKNVTGMQIGVEKLDIKTMRQVPTAFGETDVMRVVLMLPGVKSVGEGSNGISVRGGGTDQNLILFNDATIYNPSHLFGFFSGFNPAILKSVELYKTGIPAKYGGRLSSVLDITTREGNKQKFAGAGGIGLLTSHLALEGPIVKDKTSFLVSGRTSYSDWLLGKLPSRTLRESSASFYDVNAQVNHTFDPNNALSVNGYVSRDRFKFGADTTYAYQNRNGSVKWRHTFGSQLFGVLTGTYSRYDYQIESERNPVNASVLRFDIEQLGGQADFSYFHSSAHTVDFGGSTLRYGMSPGSLQPRGDKSLVVSQTLAREQAQESALYVSDRWDVTARFSVYLGLRYSYYQALGPRDVYRYEDGRPRSPTTVLDTMRYGSGRTVATYHGPEYRASLKYALNDNSSVKAAYNRTRQYIHQLTNTASVSPTDTWKLSDAYVRPQVGDQVSVGYYRNFKANTIETSVETYYKVMQDFLDYKGGAKLLLNPHLETDVVSAKGKAYGVEVSVRKTAGKVNGWLNYTYARTLAQVNPDNPAERINGGNYYPSNYDKPHEVNLAGNYRFSKRFSTSVNFNYSTGRPITLPLSKYYIDGTGRVYYSDRNAYRVPDYYRVDFSMNIEGNHRIKKLAHSSWTVAVYNLTGRSNPYSVYFKSVGGQIKGYQLSIFAQPIPTVTYNFKF, encoded by the coding sequence ATGAAAACCCTTTACCGACTTGTTATTTTATTTATATGCTGCATGGGCAGCCGGTTGGGCCTAGCTCAGCAGGCCGAGCCGCTCATCAGCGGGAGCTTCCAGGACCTGAGCGTGGAGGAGCTGGCCAGGCAGCTGGAAGCCCGCAGCGGCTACCGCATTTATTTCGATTCGGCCGCGGTGCGGGGCGTGACGGTGCGGGCAGAAGTCCGGGAGCAAACGGTGGCTTCGGTGCTGCGGCAGGCGCTCCAGCCCACCGCGCTGCGGTTTTCGATGGACGCCGACCGCCACGTGTTCATCACCAAGGACAGGGGCTTGCCCCTGGTGCTGCCCGCTGGCTTTTTTGAAACGCTGACGGCGGCACCGGTGGCCGACAGCGCGGCCGTGGCGAACCGGCCGGTACCGGTGGCCGCCAGCCCGTCGCAGCTCTACGAAATTGGGCGCTTGAGCGCGGCGCCGGCCAGCGGCCGGGCCACGCTGACCGGGCACGTGCGCTCGGCCAAAACCGGCGGCCCGGTGGCCGGCGCCACGGTGTATGTGGACGGCCCCGGCGGGGGCATGGCCACCGACGCGCAGGGGTATTATGCCCTGACGCTGCCCGTGGGGCCGCACGTGCTCAACATTCGGGGCATCGGCATTAAGAACACGCGGCGGCGCGTGCTGCTGCTGGCCAACGGCCAGCTCGACGTGCAGATGGAGGAAGACGTGGTGGTGCTGAAGGAAGTGGTGGTGGAAGCCGAAAAAACCAAGAACGTGACCGGCATGCAAATCGGCGTCGAGAAGCTCGACATCAAGACCATGCGGCAGGTGCCCACGGCTTTCGGCGAAACCGACGTGATGCGGGTGGTGCTGATGCTGCCGGGCGTGAAGTCGGTGGGCGAGGGCAGCAACGGCATCAGCGTGCGCGGCGGCGGCACCGACCAGAACCTGATTCTGTTCAACGACGCCACCATTTACAACCCTTCGCACCTGTTCGGTTTTTTTTCGGGCTTCAACCCCGCCATTCTCAAGTCAGTGGAGCTGTACAAAACCGGTATTCCGGCCAAGTACGGCGGGCGCCTGTCGTCGGTGCTCGACATCACCACCCGCGAGGGCAACAAGCAAAAATTTGCCGGGGCCGGCGGCATTGGCCTGCTCACCAGCCACCTGGCCCTGGAAGGCCCCATTGTGAAGGACAAAACCTCGTTCTTGGTGAGTGGGCGCACTTCGTATTCCGACTGGCTGCTGGGCAAGCTGCCCAGCCGCACCCTGCGCGAAAGCTCGGCCTCGTTCTACGACGTGAACGCGCAGGTCAACCACACGTTTGACCCCAACAACGCCCTTTCGGTCAACGGCTATGTCAGCCGCGACCGGTTTAAGTTCGGCGCCGACACCACGTATGCCTACCAGAACCGGAACGGGAGCGTGAAGTGGCGCCACACCTTCGGCAGCCAGCTATTCGGGGTGCTCACGGGCACGTACAGCCGCTACGACTACCAGATAGAAAGCGAACGGAACCCCGTCAACGCCTCGGTGCTGCGCTTCGACATCGAACAGCTGGGCGGCCAGGCCGATTTTAGCTATTTCCACAGCTCGGCGCACACCGTCGACTTTGGGGGCAGCACCCTGCGCTACGGCATGTCGCCGGGCAGCCTGCAGCCCCGCGGCGACAAGTCGCTGGTGGTGTCGCAAACGCTGGCGCGCGAGCAGGCCCAGGAAAGCGCCCTCTATGTCTCGGACCGGTGGGACGTGACGGCGCGCTTTTCGGTGTACCTGGGGCTACGCTATTCCTACTACCAGGCGCTAGGCCCGCGCGACGTGTACCGTTACGAGGATGGCCGGCCGCGCAGCCCCACCACCGTGCTCGATACGATGCGCTACGGCAGCGGCCGCACCGTGGCCACCTACCACGGCCCCGAGTACCGGGCTTCGCTGAAGTACGCGCTCAACGACAACTCCTCGGTGAAGGCTGCCTACAACCGCACGCGCCAGTACATTCACCAACTCACCAACACGGCCTCGGTGTCGCCGACGGACACCTGGAAGCTGAGCGACGCTTACGTGCGCCCGCAGGTGGGCGACCAGGTATCGGTGGGCTATTACCGGAATTTCAAAGCCAACACCATTGAAACGTCGGTAGAAACCTATTACAAGGTGATGCAGGACTTCCTGGACTATAAAGGGGGCGCCAAGCTGCTCCTCAACCCCCACCTCGAAACCGACGTGGTGAGCGCCAAGGGCAAAGCCTACGGGGTGGAAGTTTCGGTTCGCAAAACCGCGGGCAAGGTGAATGGCTGGCTGAACTACACCTACGCCCGCACGCTGGCGCAGGTAAACCCCGACAACCCGGCCGAACGCATCAACGGCGGCAATTACTACCCCAGCAACTACGACAAGCCCCACGAGGTGAACCTGGCCGGCAACTACCGCTTCAGCAAGCGCTTCAGCACATCGGTGAACTTCAACTACAGCACGGGCCGGCCCATCACGCTGCCGCTGTCGAAGTACTACATCGACGGCACGGGCCGCGTGTATTACTCCGACCGCAACGCCTACCGCGTGCCCGACTACTACCGCGTGGACTTTTCGATGAACATCGAAGGCAACCACCGCATCAAGAAGCTGGCCCACAGCTCCTGGACGGTGGCCGTGTACAACCTCACCGGCCGCAGCAACCCGTATTCGGTGTATTTCAAATCGGTGGGCGGGCAAATCAAGGGCTACCAGCTGTCCATTTTCGCACAGCCCATTCCCACCGTCACCTACAACTTCAAATTTTGA
- a CDS encoding FdhF/YdeP family oxidoreductase, whose amino-acid sequence MPDTPHSPQNDLSQAGRTHEQGAQANAPKSGERPAQGSAPAPNHYRSDPNRTNVHAHIPAPDVANAKYLHPVLAQPPEALTGLHLEERQKIAAGVTAVLKSMQFSWGEAGVTRGTHALLKMNQKDGFDCSSCAWPDPDEHRSVAEFCENGAKASASDSDHRAAGPEFFSKHSLAELSRMTDRDLNNAGRLTHPLVKRPGDNHYSRIAWPDAFDIIARELNAMDSPDEAIFYTSGKVPNEPAFLFQLFAREFGTNNLPDCSNMCHESSGSGLTPTTGLGKGSVTLNDIHEAEVLIIMGQNPGTNHPRMLSALQIAKNNGAKIISVNPLIEAGLNHFRNPQEFMNPLKAMGALLGGGTPITDVYLQVRIDGDMALLRGIMKHLFEAEDLNPGQVVDHAFVQEFTTGFEEFKQNILNTSWEDIEEISGISRAQLLEAANIIARKQKIIVCWAMGITQQRQGVETVKEIVNLLFMKGAIGKPGAGTCPVRGHSNVQGDRTMGIWERMPKKFLDALEKEFGFTPPTKDGFDVVESIKAMRLGHTKVYFSLGGNLLSAGPDTEVIAEAMRKQKLTVYVGTKLNRGHLVTGETSLLLPTFAHADIDLQKAGHQMTSCENSMGVVSQNKGVLVPVEGDQLSEVAIICGMAIATLGSKTRTDWVAMTENYDVIRDHIARVIPGFEDYNHKLRKPGGFYLPNGPRERKFTTENGKANFSKTTLEKYSLEPDQLVLMTVRSHDQFNTTIYDYNDRYRGIHGERRVLFMNPADMEARGIKAKDLIDITSHYKGEQRRVEKFVAVPYDIPKGNVSAYFPEANPLVPIGSVAKVSNTPTSKYVVVTVVPTAINNPLRVKAREEMMAE is encoded by the coding sequence ATGCCCGATACTCCGCACTCCCCGCAAAACGACCTGAGCCAGGCTGGCCGCACCCATGAGCAGGGCGCCCAGGCCAACGCTCCCAAAAGCGGCGAGCGGCCCGCCCAGGGCAGCGCCCCCGCGCCCAACCATTACCGCTCCGACCCCAACCGAACCAACGTGCACGCCCACATTCCGGCCCCCGACGTGGCCAACGCCAAGTACCTCCACCCCGTGCTGGCCCAGCCGCCCGAAGCCCTCACCGGCCTGCACCTGGAAGAGCGCCAGAAAATTGCGGCCGGCGTCACGGCCGTGCTCAAGTCCATGCAGTTCAGCTGGGGCGAGGCGGGCGTGACGCGCGGCACCCACGCGCTACTCAAAATGAACCAAAAGGACGGCTTCGACTGCTCCAGCTGCGCCTGGCCCGACCCCGACGAGCACCGCTCGGTGGCCGAGTTTTGTGAGAACGGCGCCAAAGCCAGCGCTTCCGATTCCGACCACCGCGCGGCCGGGCCGGAGTTCTTCAGCAAGCACAGCTTGGCCGAGCTTTCGCGCATGACCGACCGCGACCTCAACAACGCCGGCCGCCTCACGCACCCGCTGGTGAAGCGCCCCGGCGACAACCACTACTCGCGCATTGCCTGGCCAGATGCCTTCGACATCATTGCCCGGGAGCTGAACGCCATGGATTCGCCCGACGAGGCCATTTTCTACACCTCGGGCAAGGTGCCGAACGAGCCGGCGTTTCTGTTCCAGCTGTTTGCCCGCGAGTTTGGTACCAACAACCTGCCCGACTGCTCCAACATGTGCCACGAGAGCAGCGGCTCGGGCCTCACGCCCACCACGGGCCTGGGCAAGGGCTCGGTCACGCTCAACGACATCCACGAGGCCGAGGTGCTCATCATCATGGGCCAGAACCCGGGCACCAACCACCCGCGCATGCTCTCGGCCCTACAGATTGCGAAGAACAACGGCGCCAAAATCATCAGCGTGAACCCGTTGATTGAGGCCGGGCTCAACCATTTCCGCAACCCGCAGGAGTTCATGAACCCCCTGAAAGCCATGGGCGCGCTGCTGGGCGGCGGCACGCCCATTACCGACGTGTACCTGCAAGTGCGCATCGACGGCGACATGGCCCTGTTGCGCGGCATCATGAAGCACCTGTTCGAGGCCGAGGACCTGAACCCCGGCCAGGTGGTCGACCACGCCTTTGTGCAGGAATTCACGACTGGCTTCGAAGAGTTTAAGCAGAACATTCTGAACACCAGCTGGGAGGACATCGAAGAAATTAGTGGCATCAGCCGGGCACAGTTGCTGGAAGCTGCCAACATTATTGCCCGCAAGCAGAAAATCATCGTGTGCTGGGCCATGGGCATCACCCAGCAGCGCCAAGGCGTGGAGACGGTGAAGGAAATCGTGAACCTGCTGTTCATGAAAGGCGCCATCGGTAAGCCCGGCGCGGGCACCTGCCCGGTGCGCGGCCACTCCAACGTGCAGGGCGACCGCACCATGGGCATTTGGGAGCGCATGCCGAAGAAGTTTCTCGACGCGCTGGAAAAGGAGTTTGGCTTCACGCCGCCCACTAAAGATGGGTTCGACGTGGTCGAATCCATCAAAGCCATGCGCCTGGGGCACACCAAGGTGTACTTCAGCCTGGGCGGCAATCTGCTCTCGGCCGGCCCCGACACGGAGGTGATTGCCGAGGCCATGCGCAAGCAGAAGCTGACCGTGTACGTGGGCACCAAGCTCAACCGCGGCCACCTCGTGACCGGCGAAACCAGCCTGCTGCTGCCCACCTTCGCCCACGCCGACATCGACCTGCAGAAAGCTGGCCACCAAATGACCAGCTGCGAAAACTCCATGGGCGTGGTGAGCCAGAACAAGGGCGTGTTGGTGCCCGTGGAAGGCGACCAGCTCAGCGAAGTAGCCATCATCTGCGGTATGGCCATTGCCACCCTGGGCAGCAAAACCAGAACCGACTGGGTGGCCATGACGGAGAACTATGACGTCATTCGCGACCACATTGCGCGCGTCATTCCCGGCTTCGAAGACTACAACCACAAGCTGCGCAAGCCCGGCGGTTTCTACCTGCCTAACGGCCCCCGCGAACGGAAATTCACGACCGAAAACGGCAAGGCCAACTTCTCGAAAACCACTTTGGAGAAGTACTCCCTTGAGCCCGACCAGCTGGTGCTAATGACCGTACGCTCGCACGACCAGTTCAACACCACCATCTACGACTACAACGACCGGTACCGCGGCATCCACGGCGAGCGCCGCGTGCTGTTTATGAACCCGGCCGACATGGAAGCCCGCGGCATCAAGGCCAAAGACCTCATCGACATCACCAGCCATTACAAGGGCGAGCAGCGCCGCGTCGAGAAGTTCGTGGCCGTGCCCTACGACATTCCGAAAGGCAACGTCTCGGCTTATTTCCCCGAGGCCAACCCGCTGGTGCCCATCGGCTCGGTGGCCAAAGTGAGCAACACGCCCACCTCAAAATACGTGGTGGTGACGGTGGTGCCCACGGCCATCAACAACCCGCTGCGCGTGAAGGCTCGCGAGGAGATGATGGCGGAGTAA
- the hemA gene encoding glutamyl-tRNA reductase has translation MSHPFKAVSLSFKKAPLAIRELLSLDEAACRRFLHTLHNELGLSDLLVLSTCNRTEVYYTAEDDRSRDIILALGHLKDRADIGQFLPYFDLLTDADAAVQHLFEVAMGLDAQVVGDLQISNQVKTAYQWAADADAAGPFLHRLLHTVFFTNKRVQTETSFRDGAASVSYAALELVEELTADVANPNVLVVGLGEIGADVCRHLAASKAFGTITLCNRTRSKAEALAEECGMNIVDFENLVPALKEADVIISSINRAEPFFTKELVQHLDVLSFKFFIDLSVPRSIGADVEQVPGVLVYNIDAIQSKASAALEMRLAAVPQVRAIIAESIAGLSEWSKEMMVSPIIQRVKASLEQLRQEELDRFQKKATPAESKLLDEATRSLMQKVLKQHVLQLKAACKRDDAGQLVELLGELFDLEKQPTPAV, from the coding sequence ATGTCCCATCCGTTCAAGGCCGTTAGCCTATCCTTCAAGAAAGCGCCGCTGGCCATCCGCGAGCTGCTTTCTTTAGACGAGGCCGCTTGTCGCCGCTTTCTACACACGCTGCACAATGAGCTGGGCCTAAGCGACCTGCTCGTGCTGAGCACCTGCAACCGCACCGAGGTATACTACACCGCCGAGGACGACCGCAGCCGCGACATCATCCTCGCCCTGGGCCACCTCAAGGACCGCGCCGACATCGGCCAGTTCCTCCCCTACTTCGACCTGCTGACCGACGCCGACGCGGCCGTGCAGCACCTTTTCGAAGTAGCCATGGGCCTCGACGCGCAAGTGGTGGGCGACCTGCAAATCAGCAACCAGGTGAAAACGGCTTACCAGTGGGCCGCCGATGCCGACGCCGCCGGCCCCTTCCTGCACCGCCTGCTGCACACGGTGTTTTTTACCAATAAGCGCGTGCAAACCGAAACCAGCTTCCGCGACGGCGCCGCCTCCGTGAGCTACGCCGCTTTGGAACTGGTGGAAGAGCTGACCGCCGACGTGGCCAACCCCAACGTGCTGGTGGTGGGCCTGGGCGAAATCGGCGCCGATGTGTGCCGCCACCTGGCTGCCAGCAAGGCCTTTGGCACCATTACTCTCTGCAACCGCACCCGCAGCAAGGCCGAAGCACTGGCCGAGGAATGCGGCATGAACATAGTGGATTTCGAGAATCTGGTGCCCGCGCTGAAAGAGGCCGACGTCATCATTTCCTCCATCAACCGCGCCGAGCCGTTCTTCACCAAAGAGCTGGTGCAGCACCTCGACGTGCTGAGCTTTAAGTTCTTCATCGACCTGAGCGTGCCCCGCAGCATCGGCGCCGACGTGGAGCAGGTACCCGGCGTGCTGGTCTACAACATCGACGCCATCCAGAGCAAGGCCTCGGCCGCGCTGGAAATGCGCCTGGCCGCCGTGCCCCAGGTGCGCGCCATCATCGCCGAAAGCATTGCCGGCCTGAGTGAGTGGAGCAAGGAAATGATGGTGTCGCCCATCATTCAGCGCGTAAAAGCCAGTTTGGAGCAGCTGCGCCAGGAAGAACTGGACCGTTTCCAGAAGAAAGCCACCCCCGCCGAAAGCAAGCTCCTCGACGAAGCCACCCGCTCGCTGATGCAAAAGGTGCTGAAGCAGCATGTGCTGCAACTCAAAGCCGCCTGCAAGCGCGACGACGCCGGCCAGCTGGTAGAGCTGCTGGGCGAGCTGTTCGATTTGGAGAAGCAGCCGACGCCTGCCGTATAA
- a CDS encoding DMT family transporter, whose amino-acid sequence MFLKTPSAADSPLGPRPAGVASSAGPAGSDPGAVGAADETASLEAAEAMAVPAPAVTTPVAWVLLLVLASIWGTSFILMKKGLVVFSAMELGATRVTVAALLLLPFALRHVGRVERSRFKWLALSGMVGTFIPAFLFAYAETKLASGLAGVLNALTVVFTLLVGALLFGQRLTGLRVLGITLGLVGTVVMLLLGGSGGAETPTGEGNAWYGIYILIATMGYGLSVNVIKHKLGGMTPVAVTSVLLLLIGGPALAYLLLGTGFLHKLSTVPGAWAAFGYIALLATMSTAVAMVLFNKLIQQSTALFASSSTYLIPIVALAWGALDGEAFNLWHFAGMVVILAGVLIIHRAN is encoded by the coding sequence ATGTTCCTGAAAACCCCCTCTGCTGCTGATTCTCCACTCGGGCCGCGCCCCGCCGGGGTTGCCTCTAGCGCAGGCCCCGCCGGCAGCGACCCCGGTGCCGTGGGCGCCGCCGACGAAACCGCCTCGCTGGAAGCGGCCGAAGCCATGGCCGTGCCCGCGCCAGCCGTCACCACGCCCGTGGCGTGGGTGCTGCTGCTGGTGCTGGCGTCCATCTGGGGCACGTCGTTTATCCTGATGAAGAAGGGGCTGGTGGTATTTTCGGCCATGGAGTTGGGCGCCACTCGTGTCACGGTAGCGGCCCTGTTGCTGCTGCCGTTTGCCCTGCGCCACGTGGGTCGCGTAGAGCGCAGTCGCTTCAAGTGGCTGGCCCTGAGTGGCATGGTGGGCACGTTTATTCCGGCTTTTCTTTTTGCTTATGCCGAAACCAAGCTGGCTTCGGGGCTGGCGGGCGTGCTCAATGCCCTCACGGTGGTGTTCACCCTGCTGGTGGGCGCCCTGTTGTTTGGGCAGCGGCTCACGGGCCTGCGGGTGCTGGGCATCACGCTGGGGCTGGTGGGCACGGTGGTGATGCTGCTGCTGGGCGGCAGCGGCGGCGCCGAAACCCCAACGGGCGAGGGCAATGCGTGGTACGGCATCTACATCCTCATTGCCACCATGGGCTATGGCTTGAGCGTCAACGTTATCAAGCACAAGCTGGGCGGCATGACGCCGGTGGCCGTCACCTCGGTGCTGCTGCTGCTCATTGGCGGGCCGGCCCTGGCGTACCTGCTGCTGGGCACTGGCTTTTTACACAAGTTATCTACCGTGCCGGGGGCCTGGGCTGCCTTTGGCTACATCGCGCTGCTGGCCACTATGAGCACAGCCGTGGCCATGGTGCTGTTCAACAAGCTCATTCAGCAGTCCACGGCGCTGTTTGCCTCGTCCAGCACCTACCTCATTCCCATCGTGGCCCTGGCCTGGGGCGCCCTCGACGGCGAGGCGTTCAACCTCTGGCACTTCGCCGGCATGGTGGTTATTCTGGCCGGCGTGCTCATTATCCACCGGGCCAACTAG
- a CDS encoding response regulator has translation MHTLLIDDDPIGVFLTERLLRREAFSEDIVVLSTAGEALAFFQQAAPDELPRVVFLDLNMPAMDGWELLTALRPLADRLRGRCRFYILTSSLAQADAARVDEFELVAGLLRKPIDGEQIRWVRAQLEQPS, from the coding sequence ATGCACACCCTTCTCATCGACGACGACCCCATCGGCGTTTTTCTTACCGAGCGCCTGCTCCGACGCGAAGCCTTTTCCGAGGACATTGTCGTGCTGAGCACTGCCGGCGAGGCCCTGGCTTTTTTCCAGCAGGCTGCCCCCGACGAATTGCCCCGCGTAGTGTTCCTGGACCTGAACATGCCCGCGATGGACGGCTGGGAGCTGCTGACGGCGCTGCGGCCCCTGGCCGACCGCCTGCGCGGCCGCTGCCGCTTCTACATCCTCACGTCGTCGCTGGCCCAGGCCGATGCGGCCCGCGTGGACGAGTTTGAGCTGGTAGCCGGCCTGCTCCGCAAACCCATCGACGGCGAGCAGATTCGCTGGGTGCGCGCGCAGCTGGAGCAGCCCTCGTAG
- a CDS encoding ATP-binding protein: protein MLTPPDLFQHLLEGSRQTFFIYSISAGKILYLSPSYEQLFPDRRRENIDADLPHLLGLLPVDDQAYARECFVDLASGELRDDLLLRLQPGPDRPLRWLAVQARRATAADGQELLTGSVQDVTVEQEYLRNADLYMAKKNTTLEILSHDLAGPFNMLRQLADFLEEKTQALNDPQVQNMIRVMQDTCRDSVNLIRDFVDGEFMGSASVELKRTRVDLAAELRQVMETYQKNEYLVAKWFSFETSRPSIYVEIDHNKFLQVINNLLSNAIKFTGEGGRIAVSVEQRAEHVLISVADDGIGIPERLHPVLFDRFTKARRPGLRGEKTTGLGMHLIHTIVQLHNGRIWFDSQEHKGTTFYIELPNAPGAAE, encoded by the coding sequence ATGCTTACTCCCCCGGATTTGTTTCAGCATTTGCTCGAAGGCAGCCGGCAAACTTTTTTCATTTACAGCATCAGCGCGGGCAAAATTCTTTACCTGAGCCCTTCCTACGAGCAGCTGTTTCCGGACCGGCGCCGCGAGAACATAGACGCTGACCTGCCGCACCTGCTGGGCCTGCTGCCCGTCGACGACCAGGCCTATGCCCGCGAATGCTTCGTCGACCTGGCCTCGGGCGAGCTGCGCGACGACCTGCTGCTGCGCCTGCAGCCCGGGCCCGACCGGCCCCTGCGCTGGCTGGCCGTGCAGGCCCGCCGCGCCACCGCCGCCGACGGCCAGGAGCTGCTCACGGGCTCGGTGCAGGACGTGACCGTGGAGCAGGAATACCTGCGCAACGCGGACCTGTATATGGCCAAGAAAAACACGACGCTCGAAATCCTGTCGCACGACCTGGCCGGCCCCTTCAACATGCTGCGCCAGCTGGCCGATTTTCTGGAAGAGAAAACCCAGGCCCTAAACGACCCGCAGGTGCAGAACATGATACGCGTGATGCAGGACACCTGCCGCGACAGCGTGAACCTCATCCGCGATTTCGTGGATGGCGAGTTCATGGGCTCGGCTAGCGTGGAGCTGAAGCGCACGCGCGTGGACCTGGCCGCCGAGCTGCGCCAGGTGATGGAAACCTACCAGAAAAACGAGTACCTGGTGGCCAAGTGGTTTTCGTTCGAAACCTCGCGCCCGTCGATTTACGTCGAAATCGACCACAACAAGTTCCTGCAGGTCATCAACAACCTGCTGTCCAACGCCATCAAGTTCACGGGCGAGGGCGGACGCATTGCCGTGTCGGTGGAGCAGCGCGCCGAACACGTCCTCATTTCGGTGGCCGACGACGGCATCGGCATCCCCGAGCGGCTGCACCCGGTGTTGTTCGACCGTTTCACCAAAGCCCGGCGGCCGGGCCTTCGCGGCGAAAAAACCACCGGCCTGGGCATGCACCTCATCCACACGATAGTGCAGCTGCACAACGGCCGCATCTGGTTCGACAGCCAGGAGCACAAAGGCACCACCTTCTACATCGAGCTGCCCAACGCCCCCGGCGCCGCCGAGTAA